A portion of the Methylobacterium nodulans ORS 2060 genome contains these proteins:
- a CDS encoding BA14K family protein: protein MPASGEATVTVDPVAACAQRFKSYDPKSGTYLGYDGRRHPCP, encoded by the coding sequence GTGCCGGCCTCCGGTGAGGCGACCGTAACGGTAGATCCGGTCGCAGCTTGCGCGCAGCGGTTCAAATCCTATGACCCTAAGTCAGGCACGTACCTTGGGTATGACGGACGCCGGCATCCTTGCCCATAG
- a CDS encoding lipid II:glycine glycyltransferase FemX, translated as MSAEVAVKQPHSEFDRWKTWDAFIEQRADPGFRQLSWYTSLQVARGWEQFGTVLRYGDAIIGGAMVLARSFAPGKCYYIVPDGPIFLEEDSPSEQEQVFRTVMSFIERKRQTEQRVVSHLCINPRWEHVPEFVTGFRKSSHYYGTPRDTLYIDLTSSESAILAQMKPKGRYNIRVAQRYGVSVVEDVSSKGIEDFLAVYRETFDRRRKDGRSSGYFHNLIPRLLAADRGSIFFSEYQGTRIATALVVYSGRMATYYYGGSRDVHRNVMAPYLLHFEIMRTAKSRGCLSYDLFGVTPQGAPSDGWQNFSIFKRKFGGREVRFVPTLEHIYDPAAYQEWKEAEDE; from the coding sequence ATGAGTGCTGAAGTAGCCGTTAAGCAGCCGCATTCGGAATTCGACAGGTGGAAGACGTGGGATGCCTTCATCGAACAAAGGGCTGATCCAGGCTTCCGGCAGCTGTCGTGGTACACGTCGCTGCAGGTCGCTCGTGGATGGGAGCAGTTCGGGACGGTGCTGCGGTACGGAGACGCCATCATCGGCGGTGCAATGGTTCTCGCGCGCTCATTTGCTCCGGGCAAGTGCTACTATATCGTCCCTGACGGCCCAATCTTCCTGGAAGAGGACTCGCCTTCCGAGCAGGAGCAGGTCTTTCGTACGGTGATGTCATTCATCGAGCGCAAGCGGCAGACCGAACAGCGGGTGGTCAGTCACCTGTGCATCAATCCACGGTGGGAGCACGTGCCGGAATTCGTGACGGGATTCCGGAAATCCAGCCACTACTATGGCACTCCCCGTGATACACTCTATATCGATTTGACCTCGTCCGAGAGCGCCATCTTGGCTCAGATGAAACCGAAAGGCCGGTACAACATCCGGGTCGCTCAGCGGTATGGCGTGTCAGTCGTCGAGGACGTCTCCTCCAAGGGGATTGAGGACTTTTTGGCCGTTTACCGAGAGACTTTCGACCGCAGGAGAAAAGATGGACGCAGCTCCGGCTACTTTCATAACTTGATCCCAAGGCTTCTGGCTGCAGACCGTGGTTCGATCTTCTTTTCAGAATACCAGGGGACAAGGATCGCGACGGCGCTGGTGGTATATAGCGGCCGCATGGCAACGTACTACTATGGCGGCTCACGGGACGTGCACCGCAACGTGATGGCGCCATATCTGCTCCACTTCGAGATCATGCGGACGGCAAAGAGCCGCGGCTGCCTCTCCTACGATCTGTTCGGTGTGACCCCGCAGGGCGCGCCGAGCGACGGTTGGCAGAACTTCAGCATCTTCAAGCGTAAGTTTGGCGGGCGGGAAGTTCGCTTCGTGCCCACGCTCGAGCACATCTACGATCCCGCCGCATACCAGGAATGGAAGGAGGCTGAGGACGAGTAA